Within Candidatus Eremiobacterota bacterium, the genomic segment GACAGGGGGAGCAGGCCCTCAGGGGATAGAGCTTTTCTCATCAGCAGGCGCCCGCCAGGCGCCCTCTGATCCCGGCAGGGGTTCCCTTCTCTTCCTTGAGCCCATGGCAGGCGAGGGAAAACTGAACCACGGAAACTACGGCTCTGTGGCGGGAATGGTTGATTACACCGAGGTGAACAATGAGCCGCTCTGGCGCGGAGCGCGGCGTTACGAAGTGTCCCATGACGAAGATCCCTCGAGGATCAACTCGAAGCAGGTAGGCAACATGGGCTTCAGGGACATGTCCAAGGCCGATACGCTTGCGGATTTCATCATCTGGGGCATGAAGAAATACCCTGCAAAGCATTATGTAGTGCTCATGAGCGACCATGGCGGAGGCTTTCTCGGCGCCGAGGAGGACCGCGGGAGCATGATGAGCCTCCCCGACATAAGGAAGGCCTTTGACAAGGTAAAGGAAAAGACGGGAAAGACTCCCGACATCATAGCCTTCGACTGCTGCCTCATGGCCCAGGCGGAGGTGGCCTACGAGCTCAAGGACTCGGCGAAGTACCTCGTGGCCTCCGAAGAGGTCATAGGGGGCAACGGCTATCCCTACAAGACCATTCTGCCGAAGGTGGACAAGGCCCTCTCGGAAGGCGTGACCGATCCCGGTGATATCGCCAGAGTCTTCGTCGAAGAGGCCAAAACGGTGAACCAGCGCTCCACCTTTACCCTCTCGGTGATCGATCTCGCCGCAATGGAGCAGGTGGCAAAAGCCGCCGATCAGCTGGCAGGCCATATCCTTGAAGGGAAGGCTGATCTTGATGCCGTGAGGGCGTCGCTCAGGGAGACGCAGCACTACAGCGTGAGGTCACCGTCCAACCCCTATGACGACTTCAGGGACATGGTGGACATGGTGGACAAGCTGGAGCATAACCAGGCCATCACCGACGCGGACGTGAGAGCCGATCTGAAGAACCTCCGCGAGGCCGTGGAAAAAGCTGTCGTTGCCGAGCAGCACCAGGCGGACGAGGACTTTGAGGGCTCCCACGGGATGACGGTATACGCCCCCCGCCGGCAGAAGGATGTAAGCCTCGGGCTCATGAAAGAGTACGAGAAGACGAAAATGGCGGAGCACAGCCGTTGGGATGAGCTTCTCAAGAAGCTCACCAATTATGACGAGCTTGAGAAGAAAGCCCGCGGCGAAAGCGGCGCAAAGCTTACCATCATAGAGCTTCCTCAGAGGGGATAAAGAGAATCCTTTTTTTACAGAAGAGGGTTTTCAGGGGTAAGATTGAAATATGCAGGATAATCATTCCTATTTCAATTT encodes:
- a CDS encoding clostripain-related cysteine peptidase; its protein translation is MMDHTISPVTPNLAHQAGLPPAALQGSEEAPSPQDAYEPGAPPQKPPHGSPGAPEGKEKEYVFLTYLDGSNNLEEYILDDLKEMESVPASEHYSVAAQFSRYHTSTLTAAFLGEALSQGFRSSEFRENLQEIVGDPSLIEKYGELLKDSSMCQRIATVLLRKNPALQDRLDRIAERSVREAAAEQKPLKEVIAETTSEMLGQIATQEKDRRNAQALAGQGSISTMSQGGMDLPSLLGDVLAATGDLIKKTGGAGPQGIELFSSAGARQAPSDPGRGSLLFLEPMAGEGKLNHGNYGSVAGMVDYTEVNNEPLWRGARRYEVSHDEDPSRINSKQVGNMGFRDMSKADTLADFIIWGMKKYPAKHYVVLMSDHGGGFLGAEEDRGSMMSLPDIRKAFDKVKEKTGKTPDIIAFDCCLMAQAEVAYELKDSAKYLVASEEVIGGNGYPYKTILPKVDKALSEGVTDPGDIARVFVEEAKTVNQRSTFTLSVIDLAAMEQVAKAADQLAGHILEGKADLDAVRASLRETQHYSVRSPSNPYDDFRDMVDMVDKLEHNQAITDADVRADLKNLREAVEKAVVAEQHQADEDFEGSHGMTVYAPRRQKDVSLGLMKEYEKTKMAEHSRWDELLKKLTNYDELEKKARGESGAKLTIIELPQRG